From Psychroflexus torquis ATCC 700755, the proteins below share one genomic window:
- a CDS encoding nuclear transport factor 2 family protein → MKNLFFVALSIMLFTACNQEKRYTQQSTEIESYKKVIKNYVAQDWKSFATHYADTTIIFNNATKDKGQTLSEAIASNKAGAELFNSWSFIEDEGDYEMVITDDNEIWVNFWGLWKGNLKANNKAYEIPCHMTARFVDGKIVRENGYWNTSEILLDMQEMERIATTKIDSLTSE, encoded by the coding sequence ATGAAAAATTTATTTTTTGTAGCTCTCTCAATAATGCTATTTACAGCCTGTAATCAGGAAAAGAGATACACACAGCAATCCACTGAAATTGAGTCTTATAAAAAGGTGATTAAAAATTATGTTGCTCAAGACTGGAAAAGCTTTGCCACTCACTACGCCGATACTACTATTATATTTAACAATGCCACCAAAGACAAGGGGCAAACTTTATCGGAAGCTATAGCGTCAAATAAAGCAGGTGCAGAACTTTTCAACAGCTGGAGTTTTATCGAAGATGAAGGCGATTATGAAATGGTTATCACCGATGATAACGAAATTTGGGTAAACTTCTGGGGTTTATGGAAAGGGAATTTGAAGGCTAATAATAAAGCCTATGAGATTCCATGCCATATGACAGCACGATTTGTCGATGGTAAAATTGTGAGAGAAAATGGCTATTGGAATACTTCAGAAATTCTTTTAGACATGCAGGAAATGGAGAGAATAGCGACTACTAAAATAGACAGTTTAACGTCTGAATGA